GCGCTGCTCCCGCAGCTTGCGGTAGGCCTGCAATAACTGGGCCAGCTTCAGCTCTGGCGCATCCTCGGGCAGACCATCGATGAGCACCGGCACAATTTCCCGCTTGGGGAAGTCGGGCTCGTTGATTTCCCGCAGGTCTTGCTTTAGCCGTCTCACCATCACCGCATCCAGCAGTTTTTTGCTGCGCACCGGCACCCCCCGGCAAAACCGCTGAGGGTCAAGAATTTCCAGCAGGGCAGCAAAGCTATTGGAGTGACCATTGTGGGGCGTGGCCGACAAAAACAGCCGATGCTCAAACCGGGGAGCCAGCTCACGAACGACCTTCGTTAATTGCGAATCCACGGCATAGCGCGAGGCACTGGCCGGAGCCGCATTGTGGGCCTCATCCAAAATCAGCATCGACCCCGCCGAAAACTCGCCCAGCCAGTCTCTCAGGGGGGCGGCATAGGTTTCCTCCCGCAGCAGGGCATGGGAAATGATAAAGCGGGTGTGAGTCTTCCAAGGGTTGATGCCGTAGCCCCGCTCCCGCCGTTTGGCGGCCACAAACTCGCGATCAAACACAATAAACGTCAGGCCAAAACGGCTCTCCATTTCCTCTTGCCACTGGCGCACCACTGACGGCGGGCAAGAAATCACCACCCGCTTAATCTTCTGCCGCATCAGCATCTCGCGCAGAATCAGCCCGGCCTCAATGGTTTTGCCCAGGCCCACATCGTCGGCGATGAACAGGTTCACCCTGGGCATCCGCAGGGCCTTACGCAACGGCTCTAGCTGGTAAGCCTTGACCTCAATCCCGGCCCGGTAGGGGGCCTGAAACAGCTTCGGCTCCGTGGAAGTGACGCAGTTCCACCGTAGGGCATGGAGGTAGGCAGAGAAATAGCGCGGGTCATCAAACCCCTTGTGGGCCACCGCTTCCCAGGAGGAGGTTTCGATCACCTGGGCGTCGATTTCCCGTTCCCAAAACACCTCCAGGGCTTCCCCCTGGGCATCGTCCTCCAGGCAAGCCAGTCGCACCAGGGTATCGCCCGTGGCTACTGGGGCGGGGGTAACGTCTTCGACCAAAAACTGGCGCGACCTGACATGGACGATCTGGCCGGGGCTGAGTGTGTTGTTGTTCTCAATGCCTGCCAATGGTTAATCCTCCACTCACTGCTAAAAACTGCGCCAATCTGCTGTAGCCCTGCGATAGCCACCGTACTAAGGTGCCCACTTACTCCCAACTCTGGCCTCTCACCCCTGCGATCGCCCACAAAGCATGATGAAACACAACGTTTTGATAAACCCATGGATACCCTGCTTCAAACTACGCTCACCTAGGCGTTAAATCCGTACCTTTTAGCCGCATGACGGCAACCAACCGACGGGCATACTCCAGACAGGCCAGCACATCCTCTCGGCTTAGCTCCGGATAGACGATCAAAACCTCTTCTGGAGAAGCCCCAGCAACCATAGTGGCCAGGACTCCCTCTACCGTGATCGCCCGCCCCTGAATAATGGGCCTGCCCCCAAACAGTTTCGGGTCTACCGTAATCCGCTCTAGGAGCGTTCTTTCATCCATCGTCATAGTTGAGGCAGGCATCGTAGGGTCAACCAGAAAATGTCCGTGCGCTGTTGCTTTTCTCCATCGTGGCAACCACAATAGAGATATTCAAGACTCAGTTCATATAAAGTGTCCGTACACTTGGGTGACTACCGCAATGACTCGCAAAGGCCGCGCCCTAACACTCTCGGTGTCAGA
Above is a genomic segment from Nodosilinea sp. E11 containing:
- a CDS encoding DUF433 domain-containing protein produces the protein MPASTMTMDERTLLERITVDPKLFGGRPIIQGRAITVEGVLATMVAGASPEEVLIVYPELSREDVLACLEYARRLVAVMRLKGTDLTPR